The region TCAGCAGGCTTTTGTCTTGCCCCATACGCCGAGAACGGCCACCTGCGAGTACCACGCCGAGCATGGTTCATCCCCCAATCATGGCCAGTTGTTTGGTCATCCCAGTACGCCCCTGATGTAATTGATGACCTTCAGACTTACGTTGCAAAAGCGCGAGAATCTGTGCTTTCAGTTGCGAAAGTTGCGCGTCGTTTTGCATGAAGTGGCGCAGCGAATGTCCTTCCGAGGCAAACAAGCACAGGTGCAAATTCCCCTCTGAACTGATGCGCAACCGATTGCAGCGCCGACAAAAATCGGGACTATAGGGCATGATAAGGCCGATGCGGCCGGCGTAATCCGGATGGACCATTTCCACGGCAGGCCCTGATGTGGGGCTCCTGGCCACTTCTCGCCAGCCGAGCGTGTATAATTTGTCGCGTACGAGTGCGCCGCTGACGTGGTGACGCTTGAAATAGGCCAGGTTGTCGCTTGTTTGCATGAGCTCAATGAAACGAATACTAATTGGCGTATCCTTGATCCACGCGAGAAATTGATCAAGCTGATGATCATTCCACCCGCGCAGTAAAACGCTGTTGACCTTAACTTTGAGCCCTAAGCTTAGGGCTTTGTCTATACCCTCCAGAACTTCGCGCAGACGATTGTGGCCAGTGAGCGACTGAAAAAGTCGTGCATCGAGACTGTCCACACTGACGTTCAGCGCGTCCAACCCGGCCTCGACCCAGCCAGAAACTTTTTGCGGCAGCTTGTAGCCGTTGGTTGTCAGCGCAATGGTTTTCAGTCCGTCCAGTGCCCGAAGGCGTGCAATGATTTCAATAAGATCGCGACGGATGGATGGTTCTCCACCAGTCAGACGAATTTTTTGGATGCCAAGTTGGGTGAACGCGGTTGCCACTCTTCCAATTTCTTCGAGCGACATCTC is a window of Gammaproteobacteria bacterium DNA encoding:
- a CDS encoding molybdenum cofactor guanylyltransferase; its protein translation is MLGVVLAGGRSRRMGQDKSLL
- the moaA gene encoding GTP 3',8-cyclase MoaA, translated to MLSDAFGRQFTYLRLSVTDVCNFRCQYCLPDGYQCERTRNEMSLEEIGRVATAFTQLGIQKIRLTGGEPSIRRDLIEIIARLRALDGLKTIALTTNGYKLPQKVSGWVEAGLDALNVSVDSLDARLFQSLTGHNRLREVLEGIDKALSLGLKVKVNSVLLRGWNDHQLDQFLAWIKDTPISIRFIELMQTSDNLAYFKRHHVSGALVRDKLYTLGWREVARSPTSGPAVEMVHPDYAGRIGLIMPYSPDFCRRCNRLRISSEGNLHLCLFASEGHSLRHFMQNDAQLSQLKAQILALLQRKSEGHQLHQGRTGMTKQLAMIGG